The genomic segment AATCGTGGACGAACTGTTGCCGAGCCGCCGCGGGCATGACATCCACCCACGGAAACTCGTCCAGCAGTGCCCGCGCGGCGATATCGGGTGGCAGGTGCATCAACACTCCTGGCAGGGTAAGCCGCCGGCGAGGGAATGCGCGCGGCTCAGAACTCCCAGTCCTCATCCTCCGTATTGACCGCCTTGCCGATGACATACGACGACCCCGACCCCGAGAAGAAGTCGTGGTTCTCGTCGGCATTCGGCGACAGTGCCGACAGGATGGCCGGATTCACATCCGTCTCGTCCTTCGGGAACAACCCCTCGTACCCCAGGTTCATCAACGCCTTGTTGGCGTTGTACCGGAGGAACTTCTTGACGTCCTCCGTGAGCCCGACCTCGTCGTAGAGATCCTGGGTGTACTCCACCTCGTTCTCGTACAGCTCGAACAGCAACTCGAAGGTGTAGTTCTTCAGCTGCTCGCGCTCGGGCTGGGTGAGCGGCTCCAGCCCCTTCTGGTACTTGTAGCCGATGTAGTACCCGTGCACGGCCTCGTCGCGGATGATCAGGCGGATCAGGTCGGCGGTGTTGGTCAGCTTGGCGCGTGAGGACCAGTACATCGGCAGATAGAAGCCGGAGTAGAACAGGAAGCTCTCCAGCAGTGTGGAGGCCACCTTGCGCTTGAGCGGCTCGTCGCCCCGGTAGTACTCGAGGACGATCTCGGCCTTGCGCTGCAGGTTACGGTTCTCCTCCGACCAGCGGAAGGCATCGTCGATCTCGCGGGTGGAGCACAGTGTGGAGAAGATCGAGCTGTAGCTCTTCGCGTGCACCGACTCCATGAACGCGATGTTGGTCAGCACCGCCTCCTCGTGCGGGGTGATCGCGTCGGGAATCAGGCTGACCGCGCCGACGGTGCCCTGGATGGTGTCCAGCAGGGTGAGGCCGGTGAAGACCCGCATGGTCAGCTGCTTCTCGTTGGCCGTCAACGTGTTCCACGACGGGATGTCGTTGGACACCGGCACCTTCTCGGGCAGCCAGAAGTTGCCCACGAGCCGATCCCAGACCTCGGCGTCCTTCTCGTCGGTCACACGATTCCAGTTGATCGCGGACACCCGGTCGATCAGCTTCACGCTGGTTCACTCACCCTTCTACCTCGCCGGTCTTCTCACCGGAGAACACTACTATTGGGGGCCGACAACCTTCGGCAGCACAACACCTTGTGTCTCGACACCATTCTCCTCCGAATGACGGAGGGGTGCGACGTGCCACGCGGGACCGTGCTCGCAGTGTGCCAGATCGCGACCCCGGCGCATACCGGAGTCGCCGGCCCGTCAGGCGAGCGTGGCCAGTACGGCGGCCTCCGCCACCGACCAGGTCGGCACCGGCACCACCCAGTCCGGCGCCGGCTCGGTCTGCATACCGAACCAGAACAGGTGCGGCACCAGCCCTTGCAGCGCTCGATGCACATCCAGCCGATCATCGATCATGTGGGTGATACCGAGCTCGCCACAGTGGATCGCCTTGTCCTTGCGAGCCCGGCAGAACCGTACATGATCGCGCGGCACGCCCGTGACACCGTAGAAATCGTGGTGATCGAGCCACTGCCGGGTCCGCTCCTCGATCCGCGGCCCGCATTTGGAGATGACCCACGCACCGTCGAACAGCGGCACCAGCCGAGCCAGCACCTCGAACGCCCCCGCGCTGGGTGGACTGCTCAGCGCCTGCTCGAGCCCGCCGGACAGGAAGACCGTGTCCTCACCTCCCGGCTCCAGCGCGGCCCCTTGGACGACCCGCCCGAAATCAATCCCCAATCGTGGTTTCGAAACTTTCTTCATCGCCGATAAGCATGCCGTCGGACGACATCGGGTTCCACCGGTTTTACCGCCGGAGGGAAATCTACGAGATGACATCGATCGGCGCAGGCCCGGCGAACCGACCGCCGCAGCCTGCGATCGCAACCGGACGCCAAGCGATACACAAGAACGATCGGGTGGGATGGGGAAATGAACGAGCAGCAGCAGCCCGCGCTGGATGGCACAACCCGGCCGGGGGCGATGGACCTGTTCGCGCGCAGCCGTTGGTTTCCCGGGCTCGACGGATGGGTGCGCTCGCTGGTGATGACGCTCGCCTTCCTCATCGACACGGCCCTGCACGCGGGGGTCGCGACCGGAGTCTGGTTCGCCGCCTCCGAACACGCCGTCGGCCCCCAGCCGGCCATCGTGTGCGCCGTACTGGCCTGGGCTGTGGTCTCGTTCGCGCACCGGACGTTCTTTCAGCGCCTGACCCACACCACGATCGGCAAGGCCGTGTTCGGGCTGCGCCTGCACAATCCCGGCGACTATCCGATCACCCTCTGGCAGCTGATCAAATTCTGGTGCTTCGCGGTGTTCCTGTGCCTGGCAAACGTCGCCGACATGTTCCCCTGACGCTCGGTAGCCCCACAGGGTGCATCCCGAACCGGAAACACCCTGTGCGCCACGGCTTCTAGAGCATGCAGCTCACGCAACCCTCGACTTCGGTACCCTCCAGGGCCATCTGCCGGATCCGGATGTAGTACAGCGTCTTGATTCCCTTGCGCCAGGCGTAGATCTGCGCCTTGTTGACGTCGCGGGTGGTGGCGGTGTCCTGGAAGAACAGCGTCAGCGACAGGCCCTGGTCGACGTGCTGGGTGGCGGCGGCGTACGTGTCGATGATCTTCTCGTAGCCGATTTCGTAAGCGTCCTCGAAGTATTCGAGGTTGTCGTTGGTCATGTAGGGCGCCGGATAGTAGACCCGGCCGATCTTGCCCTCCTTGCGGATCTCGATCTTC from the Nocardia sp. BMG111209 genome contains:
- a CDS encoding RDD family protein is translated as MNEQQQPALDGTTRPGAMDLFARSRWFPGLDGWVRSLVMTLAFLIDTALHAGVATGVWFAASEHAVGPQPAIVCAVLAWAVVSFAHRTFFQRLTHTTIGKAVFGLRLHNPGDYPITLWQLIKFWCFAVFLCLANVADMFP
- the nrdF gene encoding class 1b ribonucleoside-diphosphate reductase subunit beta; translated protein: MKLIDRVSAINWNRVTDEKDAEVWDRLVGNFWLPEKVPVSNDIPSWNTLTANEKQLTMRVFTGLTLLDTIQGTVGAVSLIPDAITPHEEAVLTNIAFMESVHAKSYSSIFSTLCSTREIDDAFRWSEENRNLQRKAEIVLEYYRGDEPLKRKVASTLLESFLFYSGFYLPMYWSSRAKLTNTADLIRLIIRDEAVHGYYIGYKYQKGLEPLTQPEREQLKNYTFELLFELYENEVEYTQDLYDEVGLTEDVKKFLRYNANKALMNLGYEGLFPKDETDVNPAILSALSPNADENHDFFSGSGSSYVIGKAVNTEDEDWEF